AATACAGCTTCAGCGATATGAAAGAGAACCTGAACATCAATACGCAAGGTGGCTGGGTGGCGATGTTGCAGCAGTATTTTGCAACCGCCTGGGTGCCTTCAACCGCGCTCTCCCATACCTTTTACAGCGCCAATCTGGGCAATGGTCTGGCGGCTATCGGCTTTAAGTCTGCACCGGTAAATGTACAGCCGGGTAGCCAGCAGACACTGAACGCGACCTTGTGGGTTGGCCCGGAAATTCAGGACAAAATGGCTGCCGTGGCACCGCATCTTGACCTGACCGTGGATTATGGCTGGTTGTGGTTCATCTCTCAGCCGCTGTTTAAGTTGCTGAAATTCCTGCACGGCTTTATCGGCAACTGGGGCTTCTCCATCATTGCCATCACCTTTATCGTGCGCGGCATCATGTACCCGCTGACTAAAGCGCAGTACACCTCGATGGCGAAAATGCGTATGTTGCAGCCCAAGCTGCAAGCGATGCGCGAGCGTATCGGTGATGACAAACAGCGCATGAGTCAGGAAATGATGGCGCTGTACAAAGCCGAGAAAGTGAACCCGCTGGGTGGCTGCTTCCCGCTGATCATCCAGATGCCTATCTTCCTGGCGCTGTACTACATGCTGATGGGTTCGGTAGAACTGCGTCACGCGCCGTTCGCACTGTGGATTCATGACCTGTCGGCGCAAGACCCGTACTACGTGCTGCCTATCCTGATGGGCATGACGATGTTCTTCATTCAGAAGATGTCGCCGACCACCGTCACCGACCCGATGCAACAGAAGATAATGACCTACATGCCGGTTATCTTCACGGTGTTCTTCCTGTGGTTCCCGTCAGGTCTGGTGCTGTACTACATCGTCAGCAACCTGGTGACGATTGCCCAGCAGCAGTTGATTTATCGCGGGCTGGAAAAACGTGGTCTGCATAGCCGCGAGAAGAAATAACCGATTGATTTAGCTAGTCAATCTCATTATAAGGCGGTCACTGACCGCCTTATTTTTTATAGAAAAAACCATCCCGTAACCGCGCCTGAAAGCAGGCGAGAATGCAGAGACACTATCATGAACCATACCGATACCATCGTAGCCCAAGCCACTCCGCCGGGACGCGGCGGCGTAGGTATTTTGCGCATCTCTGGCCCGCACTCGGCCGCAGTGGCACAGGCGGTGCTGGGTAAGCTGCCTAAACCACGCTATGCCGATTACCTGCCGTTTCAGGATACCGATGGCAGCGTGCTCGATCAGGGCATTGCGCTGTGGTTTCCCGGCCCAAATTCCTTTACCGGCGAAGATGTGCTGGAACTGCAAGGACACGGCGGCCCGGTGATCCTCGACTTACTGCTCAAGCGTGTGCTGGCGCTGCCGGGTGTGCGCATCGCTCGCCCCGGTGAGTTCTCCGAACGTGCCTTTTTGAACGACAAGCTCGATCTGGCGCAGGCCGAAGCGATTGCCGACTTGATTGACGCCAGCTCCGAACAGGCGGCTCGCTCTGCGGTCAACTCGCTACAAGGGGTCTTTTCCACCCGTATTCACCAGTTAGTGGAAGCACTCACTCACCTGCGCATCTACGTAGAAGCGGCAATTGATTTCCCCGATGAAGAAATCGATTTTCTGAGCGATGGCAAAATCGAAGCCATGCTCAATGCGGTGATAGACGATCTGGAAGGCGTACGTGGCGAAGCACGGCAAGGCAGCCTGTTACGTGAAGGGATGAAAGTGGTGATTGCCGGTCGCCCCAATGCCGGTAAATCCAGCCTGCTCAATGCGCTGGCCGGGCGCGAGGCGGCTATTGTCACTGATATCGCCGGTACTACGCGCGATGTACTGCGCGAGCACATTCACATTGACGGCATGCCGCTGCACATTATTGATACCGCCGGGCTGCGCGAAGCCAGCGATGAAGTGGAGCGAATCGGTATTGAGCGCGCCTGGCAGGAAATCGAACAGGCTGACCGGGTGCTGTTTATGGT
This sequence is a window from Dickeya aquatica. Protein-coding genes within it:
- the yidC gene encoding membrane protein insertase YidC codes for the protein MDSQRNLFLIALLFVTFMIWQQWETDKNPPAATQTTQQANGAVSDAANQGVPASGQGKLITVKTDVLSLNINTRGGDIEEADLLAYPAELGSGQPFKLLETTPAFIYQAQSGLTGKNGPDNPANGARPLYTASAESFALAAGQNELRIPLTYTDANGVSFTKTFVLKRGEYALNVEYSVNNTSTQPLEVTLFGQLKQSIDLPSHRDTGSNNFALHTYRGAAFSSVEDKYRKYSFSDMKENLNINTQGGWVAMLQQYFATAWVPSTALSHTFYSANLGNGLAAIGFKSAPVNVQPGSQQTLNATLWVGPEIQDKMAAVAPHLDLTVDYGWLWFISQPLFKLLKFLHGFIGNWGFSIIAITFIVRGIMYPLTKAQYTSMAKMRMLQPKLQAMRERIGDDKQRMSQEMMALYKAEKVNPLGGCFPLIIQMPIFLALYYMLMGSVELRHAPFALWIHDLSAQDPYYVLPILMGMTMFFIQKMSPTTVTDPMQQKIMTYMPVIFTVFFLWFPSGLVLYYIVSNLVTIAQQQLIYRGLEKRGLHSREKK
- the mnmE gene encoding tRNA uridine-5-carboxymethylaminomethyl(34) synthesis GTPase MnmE, with translation MNHTDTIVAQATPPGRGGVGILRISGPHSAAVAQAVLGKLPKPRYADYLPFQDTDGSVLDQGIALWFPGPNSFTGEDVLELQGHGGPVILDLLLKRVLALPGVRIARPGEFSERAFLNDKLDLAQAEAIADLIDASSEQAARSAVNSLQGVFSTRIHQLVEALTHLRIYVEAAIDFPDEEIDFLSDGKIEAMLNAVIDDLEGVRGEARQGSLLREGMKVVIAGRPNAGKSSLLNALAGREAAIVTDIAGTTRDVLREHIHIDGMPLHIIDTAGLREASDEVERIGIERAWQEIEQADRVLFMVDGTTTDAIAPAAIWPEFMARLPGSLPVTVVRNKADITGETFGIEEVKTYSLIRLSARTGDGVDALRQHLKHSMGFTSNTEGGFLARRRHLQALELAATHLQQGHAQLVSAYAGELLAEELRLAQQALSEITGEFTSDDLLGRIFSSFCIGK